A genomic window from Micromonospora ferruginea includes:
- a CDS encoding alpha/beta fold hydrolase, producing MTDQRGGAADESCVMPEGPWTHRFVGANGSRFHVVEAGTGPMVLLLHGFPEYWYAWHEMLPALADAGFRAVAVDLRGYGASDKPPRGYDGYTLAADVAGLIRALGERSATVVGTGAGGLIGWTAASFHPTLVRRLVVLGAPHPLRLRTAIVADPRGQFASATATLKFQLPRYEHMLTRDGAAEVEEMLRRWGGPRWVDGPDFADYARCCRVAMQIPQAAFCALEGYRWAFRSVLRLHGYRFVKLMQKPLVTPTLQLHGALDEASLPRTAQGSGRYVSAPYEWRLLDGVGHFPHVEARDLVLGEILRWAKS from the coding sequence ATGACCGACCAGCGCGGCGGGGCCGCCGACGAGTCCTGCGTGATGCCCGAAGGGCCGTGGACGCACCGGTTCGTCGGCGCCAACGGCAGCCGGTTCCACGTCGTCGAGGCGGGCACCGGCCCGATGGTGCTCCTCCTGCACGGCTTCCCGGAATACTGGTACGCCTGGCACGAGATGCTCCCCGCGCTCGCCGACGCCGGCTTCCGCGCGGTCGCCGTCGACCTGCGCGGTTACGGCGCGAGCGACAAGCCACCCCGGGGGTACGACGGCTACACGCTCGCCGCCGACGTGGCCGGCCTGATCCGGGCGCTCGGTGAACGCTCGGCCACGGTGGTCGGCACCGGCGCCGGTGGCCTCATCGGCTGGACCGCCGCTTCGTTCCACCCCACGCTGGTCCGCCGGCTCGTGGTGCTCGGCGCGCCGCACCCGCTCCGGCTGCGTACCGCGATCGTCGCCGACCCGCGCGGCCAGTTCGCCTCGGCCACCGCGACGTTGAAGTTCCAGCTCCCCCGCTACGAGCACATGCTGACCCGGGACGGCGCCGCCGAGGTGGAGGAGATGCTGCGCCGGTGGGGCGGGCCGCGCTGGGTCGACGGGCCGGACTTCGCCGACTACGCCCGGTGCTGCCGGGTGGCGATGCAGATCCCGCAGGCCGCGTTCTGCGCGCTGGAGGGCTACCGCTGGGCGTTCCGGTCGGTGCTGCGGCTGCACGGCTACCGGTTCGTGAAGCTGATGCAGAAGCCGCTGGTCACGCCGACGCTGCAACTGCACGGCGCGCTGGATGAGGCGTCGCTCCCCCGCACCGCCCAGGGCTCCGGCCGCTACGTCAGCGCGCCGTACGAGTGGCGGCTGCTCGACGGGGTCGGCCACTTCCCGCACGTGGAGGCACGCGACCTGGTGCTCGGCGAGATCCTGCGGTGGGCGAAGTCCTGA